Proteins encoded by one window of Fretibacterium sp. OH1220_COT-178:
- a CDS encoding aldehyde dehydrogenase family protein: MATKEITAEQLQMLEELVARARRVQSVIEGYSQERVDRMCRAVAWAAGNPEDFQRLCWMGVDESGAGDRNGRYGKRHKILGVLRDALRQRSVGIVEMNPEKGLVRYAKPAGLIASLIPMTNPELTPIVTAIYALKARDVVIFSPHPRTKKTTFEAVRLMRDALRALGEPEDFLQCIEDPNMAVVEQIMKMGDLIMATGGPAMTKAAHSSGKPAYCSGAGNATMIFDETADVEIAARNTRISKTSDFGSGCSADGNLIIHGKIYDRMVKALQDEGGYLANDEEREKLKRAMWDEEGHRIVATVAVSPQKLAQAAGFEIPEDRRFIMVTGDGIGKEHKFSGEKLTTLLALYRYEGEFENALAMMDRIYRVGGRGHSCGIYSHDDEHIHRLALRAPVTRIMVRQPQSKANAGSAENGMPMTSSMGCGIWGGNMVSENIALKHYMQSTWVARPILRDQPDEAVLFGEFFDPSRTRPS; the protein is encoded by the coding sequence ATGGCAACCAAGGAGATAACAGCCGAACAGCTTCAGATGCTGGAGGAGCTCGTGGCCCGGGCCCGCCGGGTCCAGAGCGTCATCGAGGGGTATTCGCAGGAGAGGGTGGACCGTATGTGCCGGGCCGTGGCCTGGGCTGCGGGCAACCCCGAGGATTTTCAGCGCCTGTGCTGGATGGGGGTGGACGAAAGCGGGGCGGGCGACAGAAACGGCCGCTACGGCAAGCGGCACAAGATCCTCGGCGTGCTGCGCGATGCCCTGCGCCAGAGGAGCGTCGGGATCGTCGAGATGAACCCCGAAAAGGGGCTGGTACGCTACGCCAAGCCCGCGGGGCTGATCGCCTCCTTGATCCCCATGACCAATCCCGAGCTGACCCCGATCGTCACGGCAATCTACGCGCTCAAAGCCCGCGACGTCGTCATATTCTCCCCTCACCCACGGACGAAAAAGACGACGTTCGAGGCCGTGCGCCTGATGCGGGATGCGCTCAGGGCCCTTGGGGAGCCGGAGGACTTCCTTCAGTGCATCGAGGACCCGAACATGGCCGTAGTGGAGCAGATCATGAAGATGGGCGACCTGATCATGGCCACAGGGGGTCCGGCCATGACCAAGGCCGCGCACAGCTCGGGAAAACCCGCCTACTGCTCGGGGGCCGGCAACGCGACGATGATCTTCGACGAGACGGCGGACGTCGAGATCGCCGCCCGCAACACCCGCATCAGCAAGACCTCGGATTTCGGCTCGGGATGTTCCGCGGACGGCAATCTGATCATTCACGGCAAAATCTACGACCGGATGGTGAAGGCGCTCCAGGACGAGGGCGGTTACCTGGCCAACGACGAGGAACGCGAAAAACTCAAGCGCGCCATGTGGGACGAGGAGGGACACCGGATCGTCGCCACCGTCGCGGTCTCGCCCCAGAAACTGGCCCAGGCCGCCGGGTTCGAGATCCCCGAGGATCGCCGATTCATCATGGTCACGGGCGACGGCATCGGCAAGGAGCACAAGTTCTCCGGCGAGAAACTGACCACGCTGCTGGCCCTCTACCGCTACGAGGGGGAGTTCGAGAACGCGCTCGCCATGATGGATCGGATCTATCGTGTGGGCGGACGCGGCCACTCCTGCGGGATCTACAGCCACGACGACGAACACATTCACCGTCTGGCCCTCCGGGCTCCGGTCACCCGCATCATGGTCCGGCAGCCTCAGTCCAAGGCCAACGCGGGCAGCGCGGAGAACGGAATGCCCATGACCTCCAGCATGGGATGCGGCATCTGGGGCGGCAACATGGTCTCCGAGAACATCGCCCTGAAGCATTACATGCAGAGCACCTGGGTCGCCCGTCCCATCCTCAGGGATCAGCCGGACGAGGCCGTTCTCTTCGGGGAGTTCTTCGACCCCTCGCGGACCCGGCCCTCCTGA